A segment of the Brassica napus cultivar Da-Ae chromosome A3 unlocalized genomic scaffold, Da-Ae chrA03_Random_1, whole genome shotgun sequence genome:
ACACCAACACCAGCAACCCCAGAAACAACCAACCTCGCAGCAGAGCCCACAGAAACACTCTTCACCGTCCCCCAAAGCGACAAAACACCACGCACCGCAGACCACGAGTTAGCCTGTCCACTACTCCCCAGCTTAGACAAAACAATCAAACCAGTTTTGCAATAGATCGCAAAGTCTTCACAGTTGTTCCTCAACAGATCATACGCACCAAACCCATTTTTATTAGACAAGAGGTGTCTCGCACGGTTAACGGTTTCATCAGAGGAGTCTGAAACCGCTGTTGTGCAGATACCGCCTCGCGGTTTAGCCATAAAGATGGGTCCAGAGACACCGTACTCGAAGAGATAGAGGTTTCCTCCGGCGAGGAAACAGTCGAGGCAAGAACAGATCACACCGTCGAGATTCGATTGGTCTCCGCAGTTAGGACAAGGGTTGTCACCTCCATGGTTTGGAACCGAACTAACGATGATGTTGTCTACGAAAGTCCCTGTCCTTGTCTCAAGACCACCTCCGCAAGTGAAATGTATGACGTCACCATTGCCTACATAGATTCCTACAAGTTGCAAACATAGAAAGGATCGTCATTTATTCTAAGACAGGAACATAAAAAGCTAAGATCCAGCGAGAATTGTCTGAACAGAAACTGAAGGAGTGTTAAATGCAATGTAGCTACATAGAGATAGATGGAAGGGAAAGAGACTGAACCGTGATGAGAGTATATGTAAGCCATACGCCATGAATAGATGTGATCTCCTGGTTTGAGTTCATCTCTTGAGATCTGTTGAGAGAGGAATCCCATC
Coding sequences within it:
- the LOC125594088 gene encoding protein LEAD-SENSITIVE 1-like, encoding MQTKSQESWFVVNRKESKVKNLTQEERIISWSRGASNISSVSLKKMGFLSQQISRDELKPGDHIYSWRMAYIYSHHGIYVGNGDVIHFTCGGGLETRTGTFVDNIIVSSVPNHGGDNPCPNCGDQSNLDGVICSCLDCFLAGGNLYLFEYGVSGPIFMAKPRGGICTTAVSDSSDETVNRARHLLSNKNGFGAYDLLRNNCEDFAIYCKTGLIVLSKLGSSGQANSWSAVRGVLSLWGTVKSVSVGSAARLVVSGVAGVGVVTLAAGYGNYCYGRLCADIGVRSDASKVPVEDLVTLIAIIERRDDKKSS